A section of the Streptomyces sp. Je 1-369 genome encodes:
- a CDS encoding lysylphosphatidylglycerol synthase domain-containing protein has product MHPDEKAGTSASESHLDTGERALKSEKTENSSGKNDVGDGLGADLDDGPRNGLDDSPGCADDGAHAERVERDEPLLAARVHRPSDLMRLLVGVLAIAVLLSIAAFAHGTTSGLEQDIDKGTDQAPDLLIKVAGLIASIGVLLVPVAFAIERLIKRDGLRIADGVLAAVLAHGVTLATDLWVAKAAPDSIQDALTKPSPADLHAFTDPVHGYLAPVIAYMTAVGMSRRPRWRLVLFVVLLLDAFTMLVTGYTTPFSIILTVLIGWAVAYGTLYAVGSPNVRPTGQTLLAGLRHVGFHPVSAAREESPDSEHGDRGRRYFVTLEDGPPLDVTVIDREQQAQGFFYRVWRRLTLRGITQRRSLQSLRQALEQEALLAYAAIAAGANAPKLIATSELGPDAVMLVYEHTGGHSLDSLPDDAITDELLCDTWRQVQALQSRRIAHRRLAGDAILVDRSGTVILTDLRGGEIAAGDLVLRIDIAQLLAALGLRVGAERAVATAVDVLGPDAVADCLPLLQPIALTRSTRSTLSRLARERSQREREAVLEASRKSRQSVRADVSEDARSDKPSAKEDRPSSKQEKQAAKQERQAEKQAIDDALDQAREEDLLTQIRHQVLLIRPTAPVEPAQLERIRPRTLISFIAGAIGAYFLLSQLTHVEFGTLFQEAEWGWVAAAVGFSALSYFAAAMSLLGFVPERVPFLRAVAAQVAGSFVKIVAPAAVGGVALNTRFLQRSGVRSGLAVASVGASQLFGLGSHILLLLIFGYLTGTEKTPSFTPSRTVIAGLLSVAVLVLVVTAIPFLRKFVVTRVRSLFAGVVPRMLDVLQRPQKLLTGIGGMLLLTLMFVLCLDASVRAFGNEEMTSLSLASVAVVFLAGNALGSAAPTPGGVGAVEATLTLGLIAVGVPKDVAAPAVLLYRLLTLWLPVLPGWLFFNHLTRKGLL; this is encoded by the coding sequence GTGCATCCCGATGAGAAGGCGGGCACCTCTGCGTCCGAGTCACACCTGGACACCGGTGAGCGCGCCCTGAAGAGCGAGAAGACCGAGAACAGCAGCGGGAAGAACGACGTCGGCGACGGCCTCGGGGCCGACCTCGACGACGGCCCCCGGAACGGCCTCGACGACAGCCCCGGCTGCGCCGACGACGGCGCCCACGCCGAGCGCGTCGAGCGCGACGAACCGCTCCTCGCCGCCCGTGTGCACCGCCCGTCCGACCTCATGCGGCTCCTCGTCGGCGTCCTCGCCATCGCCGTGCTCCTCTCCATCGCCGCGTTCGCGCACGGCACGACGTCCGGGCTCGAACAGGACATCGACAAGGGCACGGACCAGGCGCCCGACCTGCTGATCAAGGTCGCGGGCCTCATCGCAAGCATCGGCGTGCTGCTCGTCCCCGTCGCGTTCGCGATCGAGCGGCTGATCAAGCGGGACGGGCTGCGCATCGCCGACGGCGTCCTGGCCGCCGTCCTGGCGCACGGCGTGACGCTCGCCACCGACCTCTGGGTCGCGAAGGCCGCCCCCGACTCCATCCAGGACGCGCTGACCAAGCCGTCCCCCGCCGACCTCCACGCGTTCACCGATCCGGTGCACGGCTATCTCGCGCCCGTGATCGCGTACATGACGGCCGTCGGCATGTCCCGCAGACCGCGCTGGCGCCTGGTGCTGTTCGTGGTGCTGCTGCTCGACGCGTTCACGATGCTGGTCACCGGCTACACCACACCGTTCTCGATCATTCTGACGGTGCTCATCGGCTGGGCCGTGGCCTACGGAACGCTCTACGCGGTCGGCTCGCCGAACGTGCGGCCCACCGGGCAGACACTGCTCGCGGGCCTGCGGCACGTCGGCTTCCACCCCGTGAGCGCCGCCCGCGAGGAGTCCCCCGACAGCGAGCACGGCGACCGCGGCCGCCGCTATTTCGTCACCCTGGAGGACGGCCCTCCACTCGATGTGACGGTCATCGACCGCGAACAGCAGGCGCAGGGCTTCTTCTACCGCGTCTGGCGCAGGCTCACCCTGCGGGGCATCACCCAGCGGCGCAGCCTGCAGTCCCTGCGGCAGGCGCTGGAGCAGGAGGCCCTGCTCGCGTACGCGGCCATCGCGGCCGGCGCGAACGCGCCCAAGCTGATCGCCACCTCCGAGCTCGGCCCCGACGCCGTGATGCTCGTCTACGAGCACACGGGCGGCCACTCCCTGGACTCCCTGCCGGACGACGCCATCACCGACGAACTGCTGTGCGACACCTGGCGGCAGGTGCAGGCCCTGCAGTCCCGGCGGATCGCGCACCGCAGGCTGGCGGGCGACGCGATTCTGGTGGATCGTTCCGGCACCGTGATCCTCACGGACCTGCGGGGCGGCGAGATCGCCGCGGGCGATCTGGTCCTGCGCATCGACATCGCCCAGCTCCTGGCCGCCCTCGGCCTGCGGGTGGGCGCCGAGCGCGCGGTCGCCACCGCCGTCGACGTCCTCGGGCCCGACGCCGTGGCCGACTGTCTGCCGCTGCTGCAGCCCATCGCCCTCACCCGCTCCACCCGCTCCACGCTGAGCAGGCTGGCCAGGGAACGGTCCCAGCGCGAGCGTGAGGCCGTCCTGGAGGCCTCCCGCAAGTCCCGGCAGAGCGTGCGCGCGGACGTCTCCGAGGACGCCCGGTCGGACAAGCCGTCCGCCAAGGAGGACAGGCCGTCCTCGAAGCAGGAGAAGCAGGCCGCCAAGCAGGAGCGGCAGGCCGAGAAGCAGGCCATAGACGACGCTTTGGATCAGGCACGCGAGGAGGATCTGCTCACCCAGATCCGTCACCAGGTGCTGCTCATCCGCCCGACGGCGCCGGTCGAGCCCGCGCAGCTGGAGCGGATCAGGCCGCGCACGCTGATCAGCTTCATCGCCGGTGCCATCGGCGCCTACTTCCTGCTCTCGCAGCTGACGCACGTCGAATTCGGCACGCTCTTCCAGGAGGCGGAGTGGGGCTGGGTGGCCGCCGCGGTGGGCTTCTCCGCGCTGAGCTACTTCGCGGCGGCGATGAGCCTGCTGGGCTTCGTGCCGGAGCGGGTGCCGTTCCTGCGGGCGGTGGCGGCGCAGGTCGCCGGGTCGTTCGTGAAGATCGTGGCGCCTGCCGCGGTCGGCGGTGTCGCGCTGAACACGCGGTTCCTACAGCGGTCCGGGGTGCGCTCGGGCCTCGCGGTGGCGAGCGTCGGTGCCTCGCAGCTCTTCGGGCTCGGCTCGCACATCCTGCTGCTGCTGATCTTCGGCTATCTGACGGGGACGGAGAAGACGCCGTCGTTCACGCCGTCCCGGACCGTCATCGCCGGTCTGCTGTCGGTCGCGGTGCTGGTCCTCGTGGTGACCGCCATCCCGTTCCTGCGCAAATTCGTCGTCACGCGCGTGCGGTCGCTTTTCGCCGGTGTCGTGCCGCGCATGCTGGACGTACTCCAGCGGCCGCAGAAGCTGCTCACCGGCATCGGCGGGATGCTGCTGCTCACCCTGATGTTCGTGCTCTGTCTGGACGCTTCGGTGCGAGCCTTCGGCAACGAAGAGATGACGTCACTGAGCCTCGCGAGCGTCGCGGTCGTCTTCCTCGCGGGCAACGCCCTGGGATCGGCGGCGCCGACGCCGGGCGGTGTGGGCGCGGTCGAGGCGACGCTGACCCTGGGGCTGATCGCGGTGGGCGTGCCCAAGGACGTGGCGGCGCCAGCGGTACTGCTCTATCGACTGCTCACGCTGTGGCTGCCGGTCCTCCCGGGGTGGCTGTTCTTCAATCACCTCACAAGGAAGGGGCTGCTCTGA
- a CDS encoding MGMT family protein, whose product MVRMSELPEYAERVLEVAERIPPGRVMTYGDVAEWLEEGGPRQVGRVMALYGGGVPWWRVVRSDGVLLPGHELRALERYREEGTPLRQASRAAQGHVPKLDMRRARWDGAAPGDATSEDVTPEGLAGGPAGGRDGEGPAPVGAAPKDHT is encoded by the coding sequence ATGGTCCGGATGAGCGAGTTGCCGGAGTACGCGGAACGGGTCCTGGAGGTTGCGGAACGGATCCCTCCGGGCCGGGTGATGACCTACGGGGACGTTGCCGAGTGGCTGGAGGAAGGCGGACCGCGACAGGTCGGACGCGTGATGGCCCTCTACGGAGGGGGCGTTCCGTGGTGGCGTGTCGTCCGCTCCGACGGCGTGCTCCTGCCCGGCCACGAACTGCGGGCCCTGGAGAGGTACCGGGAGGAGGGCACTCCGCTGCGGCAGGCCTCGCGCGCCGCCCAGGGGCACGTTCCGAAGCTGGACATGCGGCGGGCGCGGTGGGACGGCGCGGCTCCGGGGGACGCGACTTCGGAGGACGTGACTCCGGAGGGCCTGGCCGGGGGCCCGGCTGGCGGCCGGGATGGGGAGGGCCCGGCTCCGGTCGGCGCGGCTCCAAAGGATCACACCTGA